A genomic stretch from Numida meleagris isolate 19003 breed g44 Domestic line chromosome 2, NumMel1.0, whole genome shotgun sequence includes:
- the CTHRC1 gene encoding collagen triple helix repeat-containing protein 1, translating to MCRDGRHSRRNGAFTTPRWSPWAQGSAAALRTSCRRNRADVGRRGCASRVPAPSAGGAGAPGPCQWLSGPAPPPLGCGWNGPAPGEGAGLGAVKASFIAGGGDARPGPAMRRAPLLLLALLLGSGPAPGRADSPRGKQRAARPREVLEAYNGVCLQGPSGVPGRDGNPGTNGIPGTPGIPGRDGPKGEKGECLRESIEESWTPNFKQCSWSALNYGIDLGKIAECTFTKMRSNSALRVLFSGSLRLKCRSACCQRWYFTFNGAECAGPLPIEAIIYLDQGSPELNSTINIHRTSSVEGLCEGINAGLVDIAIWVGTCSDYPRGDASTGWNSVSRIIIEELPK from the exons ATGTGTAGAGATGGGCGTCACAGCCGCCGTAACGGGGCATTTACCACCCCACGCTGGTCCCCATGGGCTCAGGGCAGCGCGGCCGCGTTACGGACAAGCTGTCGGAGAAACAGGGCGGACGTGGGGAGGAGAGGCTGTGCGAGCCGGGTACCCGCTCCCAGCGCCGGGGGGGCGGGAGCCCCCGGCCCGTGCCAATGGCTATCGGGGCCGGCACCGCCCCCGCTCGGCTGCGGGTGGAACGGGCCGGCCCCgggggagggagcggggctCGGGGCCGTGAAAGCCTCATTCATCGCCGGCGGCGGAGACGCACGGCCGGGCCCCGCTATGCGCCGCGCTCCGCTGCTGCTCCTggcgctgctgctgggctcgGGCCCCGCGCCGGGCCGCGCCGACAGCCCGCGGGGCAAACAGCGAGCGGCGCGGCCGCGGGAGGTGCTGGAGGCG TACAACGGTGTCTGCCTGCAAGGCCCCAGCGGCGTCCCTGGACGGGACGGGAACCCCGGAACCAACGGGATCCCGGGGACGCCGGGAATCCCAGGACGGGACGGGCCCAAGGGGGAAAAGGGCGAGTGCTTACGGGAGAGCATTGAGGAGTCCTGGACACCCAACTTCAAGCAGTGCTCATGGAGCGCACTGAACTACGGCATAGACCTGGGGAAAATAGCA GAATGTACCTTCACAAAGATGCGCTCCAACAGTGCTCTCAGAGTCCTTTTCAGTGGATCACTCCGGCTGAAGTGCAGAAGTGCCTGTTGTCAGCGCTGGTACTTCACTTTCAATGGAGCAGAATGTGCCGGGCCACTTCCCATCGAAGCCATAATATATTTAGATCAAGGCAGTCCGGAACTGAATTCTACTATCAACATACACCGAACCTCCTCAG TGGAAGGTCTGTGTGAAGGGATCAACGCCGGCTTGGTGGACATCGCCATCTGGGTCGGGACTTGCTCTGACTACCCCAGGGGAGATGCTTCTACTGGATGGAATTCAGTTTCCCGTATCATCATTGAAGAACTGCCAAAATAA